The Eubacterium sp. MSJ-33 genomic sequence AGGGGAAGTTATCAGCGGACTTGCAGTATATGACTGCATCCGTCTGATGCAGGCACCCATAAGAACTGTCTGTACCGGTATGGCAGCCAGTATGGGTTCCATACTGTTCCTTGCCGGGGATAAAAGAGAGATGCTTCCTCATACGAAAATCATGATTCATGACCCGGCATTTCATAATCTCGATATTGGCGGTGTAAAGCCTTTAGAGATTCAAAAAGAGGTAGACAGAATCATGGAAACAAGGAATATTCTGTGCGGAATTATCGCAGACAGAACAGGAAGGACAAAGGAAGAAGTCTTTGAGAAGACGAAAACAGACAGTTACTTTACGGTTGAGGAAGCCATGGAATTCGGACTGGCAACGGCAGTTGTAAAGTCCCTGTAAGGAGGTGGAATACATATGGAAGCAGGTAACAGAATTCTTGCAAAAGGAGTCAGTGTTTCAAATGATATGCATAGAACCCGGTTAAACAATAATGATGTCATAATCGGTGCCTCCGGCTC encodes the following:
- a CDS encoding ClpP family protease codes for the protein MRTPKLMKETARGCELYFLEDSFFHNREIFMTDYVDADSSNELIKQLLYLNQENPEKEITIYINSPGGEVISGLAVYDCIRLMQAPIRTVCTGMAASMGSILFLAGDKREMLPHTKIMIHDPAFHNLDIGGVKPLEIQKEVDRIMETRNILCGIIADRTGRTKEEVFEKTKTDSYFTVEEAMEFGLATAVVKSL